In Synechococcales cyanobacterium T60_A2020_003, the following are encoded in one genomic region:
- a CDS encoding IS5/IS1182 family transposase, protein YHRRSIAETTMFRFKTIFGGNLSARQFDNQAVELFIKCVALNRMIQIAKPDSYKVEG, encoded by the coding sequence GCTATCATCGTCGTTCGATTGCTGAAACTACCATGTTCCGCTTTAAGACTATTTTTGGGGGCAATCTCAGTGCACGTCAATTTGACAATCAAGCCGTGGAATTGTTCATCAAATGTGTTGCGCTCAACCGCATGATTCAGATCGCTAAACCCGATAGCTACAAGGTTGAAGGTTAA
- a CDS encoding carbohydrate ABC transporter permease → MASPRQASRQASTHSQKPASVTPGRILFGVAIAAICIFCLAPILWQVLTSFKVNADIAAIPNIYVPTRLTLQHYIELFSRQPFLRYIFNSTFVAAVTTLVCLAIGTPAAYSLARLRPHAGRWVQVGILMVTLFPSILLLQGLLQIVQLLNIGNTYWALILPYTAINLPLTILVMKSFLDQLPKDLEDAAKVDGYTIWQMLIKILLPLTLPALVTTGILTFIAAWNEFIFALTFITDEYMKTIPVASAQIGGSSVFEIPYGPIAAATVVGTIPLVILVLIFQRQIIQGLTAGAVKG, encoded by the coding sequence ATGGCATCTCCCAGACAGGCATCTAGACAGGCATCGACCCATTCCCAAAAACCTGCTTCGGTCACGCCCGGTCGCATTCTCTTTGGGGTGGCGATCGCGGCGATTTGTATCTTCTGTTTAGCCCCAATCCTGTGGCAGGTACTCACCTCCTTTAAGGTCAATGCCGATATTGCCGCCATTCCCAATATCTATGTCCCAACGCGGCTAACGCTACAACATTATATTGAGTTGTTTAGTCGGCAGCCGTTTCTACGCTACATCTTCAATAGTACGTTTGTCGCTGCTGTCACCACCCTGGTTTGTCTCGCCATTGGAACCCCGGCAGCCTATTCCTTGGCGCGGCTCCGTCCCCATGCGGGGCGATGGGTGCAGGTGGGTATTTTGATGGTGACCTTATTTCCTAGCATTTTGCTCTTGCAAGGATTGCTGCAAATTGTGCAACTGCTCAACATTGGCAATACCTATTGGGCCTTGATCTTGCCCTACACCGCCATTAACCTGCCGCTGACAATTTTGGTGATGAAGAGTTTCTTGGATCAGCTACCGAAGGATCTAGAAGACGCCGCGAAGGTGGATGGCTACACCATTTGGCAAATGCTGATCAAGATCTTGCTACCGCTGACCTTGCCAGCCCTCGTGACCACGGGAATTTTGACCTTTATCGCGGCCTGGAACGAGTTCATCTTTGCGCTGACCTTTATTACGGATGAGTATATGAAAACCATTCCCGTCGCCTCAGCGCAGATTGGTGGATCGTCGGTGTTTGAAATTCCCTACGGCCCGATTGCGGCGGCGACCGTGGTAGGGACGATCCCTCTGGTCATCCTCGTTTTGATTTTTCAGCGTCAGATTATTCAAGGGCTGACGGCTGGAGCGGTCAAGGGATAA
- a CDS encoding RluA family pseudouridine synthase translates to MDLTQSFHSLNDFEIEPLPEGDRPLYWYEGICPATGLLVRLPRTLQAEAIARSLMAHLTGDRYTREGKMYGILLVETPTGEIRVLKAFSGLLNGERTVTGWVPPLTGREQVAEDEARTLATLDEIRQRLLTLQQRPEPQQYADLMADYDTKLQHITQQHQQRKQARQQQRQTILETLAEPERAIALEALDEQSRQDGIERRRLKRERDDLGRSLRDTVEAIQAEIHHLKRQRKQVSRQLQAQIHAAYQVLNFAGMAQPLLQLISQGIPSGTGDCCAPKLLHYAAQHYLRPLAMAEFWWGTSEGARMAGAFYGACAERCQPMMGFLLSGLVTIEILYQDEYVIAVNKPAGLLSVPGRTSDRADSVITRLQRRTQTDTLIPVHRLDQDTSGVLLLATNPDAYRHLQAQFQTRHVHKVYEAVLAGIVTADQGTIDLPLWGNPSDRPRQCVDHDHGKPSITHYRVLERTQDQTRIEFVPLTGRTHQLRVHAAAPQGLGIPIVGDRLYGNGTSTSRLHLHARELEVCHPLTEKALRLYAKTPF, encoded by the coding sequence ATGGATCTCACCCAGTCTTTCCATTCTCTTAACGACTTTGAGATCGAGCCGTTGCCGGAGGGCGATCGCCCCTTATATTGGTATGAAGGCATCTGTCCCGCCACGGGACTCCTGGTTCGCCTGCCGCGCACCCTCCAAGCCGAGGCGATCGCCCGATCGTTAATGGCACACCTGACGGGCGATCGCTACACCCGCGAAGGCAAGATGTACGGCATTTTGCTTGTGGAAACGCCGACCGGAGAGATCCGGGTTCTCAAGGCTTTTTCCGGTTTACTGAACGGTGAACGTACCGTGACTGGCTGGGTTCCGCCCCTTACCGGACGAGAGCAGGTTGCCGAGGACGAAGCCCGCACCCTCGCCACCCTAGACGAGATTCGCCAACGCTTGCTGACCCTGCAACAGCGACCCGAACCGCAGCAGTACGCCGACCTCATGGCAGATTATGACACCAAACTTCAGCACATCACCCAGCAGCACCAGCAGCGCAAACAGGCACGCCAGCAGCAGCGGCAGACGATTCTGGAAACCTTAGCAGAACCAGAACGAGCGATCGCCCTTGAAGCCCTGGACGAACAAAGTCGGCAGGATGGCATCGAGCGGCGACGGCTGAAGCGGGAACGGGACGACCTGGGGCGATCGCTCCGGGACACCGTGGAGGCGATTCAAGCTGAAATCCATCACCTCAAACGCCAACGCAAACAGGTATCTCGGCAACTGCAAGCCCAGATCCACGCCGCTTATCAGGTTTTGAATTTTGCGGGCATGGCGCAACCGTTGCTGCAGTTGATATCTCAAGGCATCCCCAGCGGAACCGGAGATTGCTGTGCCCCGAAACTGCTCCACTATGCCGCCCAGCATTATCTTCGGCCTCTGGCCATGGCGGAATTTTGGTGGGGAACATCGGAGGGCGCTCGCATGGCTGGAGCATTCTACGGAGCCTGCGCCGAGCGGTGTCAGCCGATGATGGGCTTTCTGCTATCCGGCTTAGTAACCATCGAGATTCTCTATCAGGATGAGTATGTCATTGCCGTGAACAAACCTGCTGGACTGCTTTCCGTGCCCGGACGCACGAGCGATCGCGCCGATAGTGTCATCACACGACTGCAACGCCGAACCCAGACTGACACCCTCATTCCTGTACATCGCCTCGATCAGGACACCTCTGGAGTGTTGCTCCTCGCAACGAACCCCGATGCCTATCGCCACCTCCAAGCCCAGTTCCAAACTCGCCACGTTCACAAAGTCTACGAAGCGGTGCTGGCTGGAATCGTCACCGCTGATCAGGGCACCATTGACCTTCCCTTATGGGGCAATCCGAGCGATCGCCCTCGCCAATGCGTAGACCATGACCACGGTAAACCTAGCATTACACACTATCGAGTTCTAGAACGAACGCAGGATCAGACTCGTATCGAGTTTGTACCCTTAACCGGACGCACTCACCAACTACGGGTTCACGCCGCTGCCCCCCAAGGATTGGGAATTCCGATTGTGGGCGATCGCCTCTATGGAAATGGGACTTCTACCTCCCGACTACATCTCCATGCCCGTGAACTGGAAGTCTGTCATCCCTTAACTGAAAAGGCTTTACGCCTCTATGCCAAAACTCCATTTTAG
- a CDS encoding ABC transporter ATP-binding protein translates to MATLELHHLNKTFSPKVIPVKDVSLTVQDGEVLTLLGPSGCGKSTVLRMIAGLEEPTQGRILVGDRDITYTRPGDRNIAMVFQSYALYPHMNVYENLSAGLKLKKVPQDEISRRIVEVSTFLGLQGLMERKPGQLSGGQRQRVAVGRALVRKSDVLLLDEPLSNLDALLREHVRAELKQIFETQNTPVVYVTHDQTEAMTLSTKVAVLNDGYIQQLDTPERIYNHPANRFVAGFVGSPQMNLLTLACEDRVARLGKARIPLPDLPTPPDVVVMGIRPDHVKLAETLPATEPHTVIEAEAFLVENLGMQNLVSVRIPNGEDKFVVLRSLLAPGHWDDRMLKLALPTEQLHWFDVQTGDALVR, encoded by the coding sequence ATGGCTACCCTCGAACTCCACCACTTAAACAAAACCTTTAGTCCCAAAGTAATTCCGGTCAAAGATGTCAGTTTGACGGTGCAGGATGGGGAAGTCTTGACGCTGCTGGGGCCATCGGGATGTGGCAAATCTACCGTGCTGCGAATGATTGCGGGACTCGAGGAACCCACCCAGGGACGCATTCTAGTGGGCGATCGCGACATTACCTACACGCGACCGGGCGATCGCAACATTGCAATGGTGTTTCAAAGCTATGCCCTCTATCCCCACATGAACGTCTACGAAAATCTGAGTGCGGGACTCAAACTCAAAAAAGTGCCCCAGGATGAAATCTCGCGGCGGATTGTGGAAGTATCCACGTTCCTCGGATTGCAAGGACTGATGGAACGCAAGCCAGGACAGCTTTCCGGGGGGCAGCGACAGCGGGTTGCTGTAGGACGAGCGCTGGTGCGGAAGTCGGATGTGCTGCTGTTGGATGAACCCCTGAGTAATCTAGACGCTCTGCTACGAGAACACGTCCGGGCTGAACTCAAACAGATCTTTGAAACGCAAAATACCCCCGTGGTCTACGTCACCCATGACCAAACCGAAGCCATGACCCTATCAACTAAGGTTGCGGTTCTCAACGATGGCTACATCCAGCAATTGGACACCCCCGAACGGATTTATAATCATCCGGCAAATCGCTTTGTAGCGGGATTTGTGGGCAGTCCGCAGATGAATTTACTGACCTTGGCCTGTGAAGACCGGGTGGCGCGGCTGGGCAAGGCTCGCATTCCATTACCGGATCTCCCGACACCGCCGGATGTCGTGGTCATGGGCATCCGTCCCGATCATGTGAAGTTGGCCGAGACCCTGCCGGCAACGGAGCCTCATACAGTGATAGAGGCTGAAGCCTTTTTGGTAGAAAACTTGGGAATGCAAAATTTAGTCAGCGTTCGGATTCCCAATGGCGAGGATAAGTTCGTTGTGCTGCGATCGCTCCTAGCGCCCGGACATTGGGATGATCGGATGTTAAAGCTAGCCCTGCCAACGGAACAGCTCCACTGGTTTGATGTGCAAACGGGAGATGCCCTCGTTCGTTAA
- a CDS encoding sugar ABC transporter permease has translation MTGNSRSSSSHPPSIQDIERRIGSYFLLPAVLVLVLVFGYPILRSFWLGFFAQNLGTGLEPVFIGLDNYVRIAGDGHFWQTFWNTVRFTVVSVTLELMLGLAIALALNTSFRGRGTVRTIAIIPWALPTALIALAWTWIFNDQYGVANDILLRLGLTETGVNWLGQPVTANVAIIIADVWKTTPFISILLLAGLQAIPQDLYEAHALDGASPWQSFVNITLPLLMPQILVATLFRVAQAFGIYDLIQVMTAGGPGGSTEMIALYIYANAMRYLDFGYASAQVVVTFLLLAIAILGFSLLFLRQRSTQQ, from the coding sequence ATGACTGGAAACTCTCGATCATCATCCTCCCACCCTCCATCCATACAAGATATAGAAAGACGGATTGGCAGCTATTTTCTGCTGCCTGCGGTGCTGGTGTTGGTGTTAGTGTTTGGCTATCCAATTCTGCGATCGTTCTGGCTAGGATTCTTTGCCCAAAATTTGGGAACGGGTCTAGAACCTGTTTTCATTGGCTTAGATAACTATGTACGGATTGCGGGCGATGGTCATTTTTGGCAGACCTTCTGGAACACAGTGCGGTTTACAGTGGTGTCGGTGACGCTGGAACTGATGTTAGGACTGGCGATCGCCCTGGCTTTAAATACTAGCTTTCGGGGACGAGGCACGGTACGCACCATTGCCATTATTCCCTGGGCCTTGCCAACCGCATTGATTGCCCTCGCATGGACCTGGATTTTTAACGATCAGTACGGAGTCGCCAACGATATTTTGCTGCGCCTAGGTCTCACTGAAACCGGGGTGAACTGGTTGGGACAACCTGTTACAGCCAATGTTGCCATTATCATTGCCGACGTTTGGAAAACGACCCCCTTTATCAGTATTCTGCTCCTGGCCGGACTGCAAGCCATCCCCCAGGATTTGTACGAAGCTCATGCGCTGGATGGAGCCTCTCCGTGGCAAAGCTTTGTCAACATTACGCTGCCGTTGCTGATGCCGCAGATTTTGGTAGCGACGCTGTTCCGGGTCGCCCAAGCCTTTGGGATTTACGATCTGATTCAGGTGATGACGGCAGGCGGCCCCGGTGGCTCAACTGAAATGATTGCGCTCTATATCTATGCTAACGCCATGCGGTATCTCGATTTTGGCTATGCATCGGCGCAGGTAGTCGTCACCTTTTTGCTGTTGGCGATCGCCATTTTAGGCTTTAGCCTCCTCTTTCTCCGTCAGCGTTCCACCCAGCAGTAG
- a CDS encoding ABC transporter substrate-binding protein: MNFLSNLKQLLNRRRLGSCRPLRFVSVLIALVVSISIAIVPAVSQQPVTLRLLMTAPDVPAWKNTLAKDFEAANPDIRLDIVEGPNFTNLIEDLYTSAFLLGNAPYDIIYMDVIWTPKFAAAGWLEDLTAEFSEAELSAFSAPDVDGGRYNGRLYRIPIRSDAGMLYYRKDLLAEAGLNPPATFGDILDFSKIAQDKGLVQWGYLWQGRQYEGASAMFVEVLKGFGGFWVDPDSLEVGLDQPEAIEAVEFLLGTIQEDVSPPGVTTYIEEDTRRIFQNGNALFLRSWPYVWPLANQDDSNVKGKIAIMPLVGTPGHPGGSCLGGWGLGIAKTSTHKEEALRLMRFITRPEIQKKYILEAGYVPSVRSLFTDPEVVAQYGHYPELLGVIDNAVLRPPIAQYAQASDILQRYLSAALTRQMTASDAMTAAAAETRRLLDAGQNGRSPT; encoded by the coding sequence ATGAATTTTCTTTCTAACCTAAAGCAACTCTTGAACAGACGTCGTTTAGGATCATGCCGCCCCTTGCGTTTCGTTAGCGTTCTGATCGCCCTTGTGGTGAGTATCTCTATCGCGATCGTACCCGCCGTTTCTCAGCAGCCTGTGACCCTGCGTCTATTGATGACGGCACCCGACGTTCCGGCTTGGAAGAACACGCTTGCTAAGGATTTTGAGGCCGCCAATCCAGATATTCGCCTTGATATCGTCGAAGGGCCTAATTTCACCAATCTCATTGAGGATCTCTATACGTCAGCCTTTCTGCTGGGCAACGCTCCCTACGACATCATTTATATGGATGTGATTTGGACGCCAAAGTTTGCAGCGGCAGGCTGGTTGGAGGATCTAACGGCTGAGTTTTCCGAAGCGGAACTCTCAGCCTTTTCAGCCCCTGATGTGGACGGGGGGCGGTATAACGGTCGGCTCTATCGCATCCCAATTCGTTCCGATGCAGGGATGCTTTACTACCGTAAAGATCTGCTGGCGGAGGCCGGACTCAATCCTCCCGCTACGTTCGGGGATATCTTAGACTTTTCAAAGATTGCCCAGGATAAAGGGTTAGTGCAGTGGGGCTATCTGTGGCAAGGTCGCCAGTATGAGGGAGCCTCGGCAATGTTCGTGGAGGTTTTAAAGGGATTTGGCGGATTTTGGGTCGATCCCGATAGCTTAGAGGTGGGGCTGGATCAACCGGAAGCGATTGAGGCGGTTGAGTTTTTGCTGGGCACCATTCAAGAGGATGTGTCGCCGCCCGGTGTGACCACCTACATTGAAGAAGATACCCGCCGAATTTTCCAAAACGGCAATGCCCTCTTCCTGCGGAGTTGGCCCTATGTCTGGCCGCTGGCAAACCAGGACGACTCCAACGTGAAAGGCAAAATTGCGATCATGCCGTTAGTCGGTACGCCAGGGCATCCCGGTGGATCGTGTTTGGGCGGATGGGGACTGGGCATTGCAAAAACGAGTACCCACAAAGAGGAGGCACTCCGTTTAATGCGGTTTATTACCCGGCCTGAGATCCAGAAAAAATACATCTTAGAAGCGGGCTATGTGCCCAGCGTTCGTTCCCTTTTCACCGATCCAGAGGTCGTGGCTCAATATGGTCATTACCCGGAGTTATTGGGCGTGATCGATAATGCCGTGTTGCGTCCACCGATCGCCCAGTATGCCCAAGCATCGGATATCTTGCAGCGCTACCTGAGTGCTGCCCTGACCCGACAAATGACCGCCAGTGATGCCATGACAGCAGCAGCAGCAGAAACCAGACGGCTTCTGGATGCAGGTCAAAACGGGCGATCGCCCACTTAA